Below is a window of Sulfolobales archaeon DNA.
CCTTCTCTGTATCCACTATAGCCATTTTCTCTGGTATGAGAACCATTGTGAAGGCGGTTCCCCTGGGATCTGTTATTAGCTTGCTGAAACTCACTATCCTATCCCTTATGCTCTCCAGCTCCTTTAACAGCTGATCCTCCCTCTCAGTATATTTCTCCCTCTTAAGCCTCGAAGCAATCTTCTCATACTCGTAAGCCTGTCTCCTAGCCTCTGTTATCTTATCAACCCATTTACTAAGTATATCCGCCATGGCAACCATCCTGATCCCATGGCCAAAGGGGGGCATATCGAATACATAGAAATCATATCTACCCTGAGATACCACATCAAGCATTGCATCGTAGACCGCTGATTCATACATTGCAGGCTCTGCAACAGCCGATTCTATGTAGTCTTCAACCTCTCTTGGTATCTCCTCTATCTTATACATATCCCTTATCTTCTGCCTAATAGATTCAACATATTCCTTTATCCTCTTATCGGCATCGATCTCCAATACATATAGATTTTTTGTTATCTCTATCTCACCCTTCCCAAATAGATCCTTTTCAAAAATATCGCTGAGGGAGGCCTGGGGATCTGTTGAGAAGCAGAGAACCCTCTTACCCATCGAAGCAAGTTTGTAGGAGAGGGCAGCGCTGGAAGTGGTTTTCCCCAGCCCACCCTTTCCGGCGAAGATGGCTATCTTCAGCTCTGGTGATCTCTCAAATAGATATTTGAAGCCAACCTTCTTTGGCATATAATCACCCAGTAACTATATCCGTGAAATCCCTCTCCCTAAGCATTCTAAGCTTCCAACCCTTGATATTTGGAACCATATATGGTAGAAGCCTCAGCGTATAGTATGGGGGTAGTATTGGTATGCCCATCATATCGCCTATAGTCATTAACATGAATAGATACTCTATATACATCTTCTCCTTCATAATAGCTGTTACCTGTCCATGGAGAGCCATTCCATATATAGCTTCATTGAGTCTCGATAAGAGGCCTCTTAAACCTTTCTTACCACTAGTACTACTTACATTATCACTCATTATTATCGCCAAAGAATATATTGTTAGGTCTAATATATATTTAGCTATAGCTCAAATTTTAAACCAAAATAGCTATTAATTAAAAAATATATGCTGAAAATATATTTATAGACTAATTATTGCCCTCTCCTATATCTTATATAGCCTTTAACGAGATAGTATGTCATGAGAGCTCCCATAGCAGCTAGAATTATACCCAAGGCAGCCGAGATAACGTTGGATATTATAACAACACCTGGCCCGAACTTTTCTTGTACAGCTGCCTGAACACCAATAGGTTTGTTGGCTAGTAGATATGCTGCATAGGTATAGCCCTCCTAGATCAGTGCTGCTACAGTTGTTATAGCCATAAATATCCCTGGGTAGATCACATACCATGTTGGCCTCCTCACCTTCGCCAGATAGACTGCAACTAGTAGCAGTGCTAGGCCTGCTAGCAGCTGGTTTGTCCCTCCAAAGAGA
It encodes the following:
- a CDS encoding ArsA family ATPase encodes the protein MPKKVGFKYLFERSPELKIAIFAGKGGLGKTTSSAALSYKLASMGKRVLCFSTDPQASLSDIFEKDLFGKGEIEITKNLYVLEIDADKRIKEYVESIRQKIRDMYKIEEIPREVEDYIESAVAEPAMYESAVYDAMLDVVSQGRYDFYVFDMPPFGHGIRMVAMADILSKWVDKITEARRQAYEYEKIASRLKREKYTEREDQLLKELESIRDRIVSFSKLITDPRGTAFTMVLIPEKMAIVDTEKALEMFEELGLKMSGVVVNQVYPPVILKDPRAPEYLKKKVEAQRPFLREIYEKFGNLILAIIPMFKREPRGLEMIETVANELWESTITLDDLEELSRR